A genomic window from Chaetodon trifascialis isolate fChaTrf1 chromosome 22, fChaTrf1.hap1, whole genome shotgun sequence includes:
- the tnnt2c gene encoding troponin T2c, cardiac, with protein sequence MSDTEEIVEEYENEEEEEEEVNEEEEEEVDEEEEKNDEEHAAESEHEEESKPRHKTTYLPNIAPPKLPDGEKVDFDDLHRKRVEKDFNDLQTLIELHFSTRQKEEEELVALRNRIERRRSDRAEQQRVRTEQERQRQARLAEERARREEEAAKLRAEEEAKKKKIFTNKSFGGYLQKVDQKKGKKLTAREEKKKALMERRKPLNIDHLNQEKLAEKAQDLWQWLHQLHAEKFELAEKLKRQKYDIYVLRNRVSDHQRGSKASKTSRGAKGKSGSWK encoded by the coding sequence ATGTCAGACACTGAGGAAATTGTGGAAGAGTACGAaaacgaggaggaagaggaggaggaggtgaatgaggaggaagaagaagaggttgatgaagaggaggagaagaatgaTGAAGAGCatgcagcagagagtgagcacgAGGAGGAGTCCAAACCACGGCATAAGACAACTTATTTGCCAAATATTGCTCCTCCAAAGCTCCCTGATGGCGAGAAGGTGGATTTTGACGACCTGCACCGCAAGAGAGTTGAGAAGGATTTCAACGACCTCCAGACCCTGATCGAGCTGCACTTCTCCACCCgccagaaagaggaggaagagcttgTCGCGCTGCGAAACCGCATCGAGCGTCGCCGGTCCGACAGAGCAGAACAACAGCGCGTCCGCACCGAGCAGGAGCGCCAACGCCAGGCGCGTCTGGCCGAGGAGAGGGCGAGGCGCGAGGAGGAGGCAGCCAAACTGCGAGCCGAGGAGgaggcaaagaagaagaagatattCACCAACAAGTCCTTCGGCGGCTACCTGCAGAAGGTGGACCAGAAGAAAGGCAAGAAGCTGACGGCacgagaggagaagaagaaggcccTGATGGAGCGCCGGAAGCCGCTCAACATTGACCACCTGAACCAGGAGAAGCTGGCGGAGAAGGCGCAGGACCTCTGGCAGTGGCTCCATCAGCTTCACGCCGAGAAGTTCGAGCTGGCCGAAAAGCTCAAGAGGCAGAAGTACGACATCTACGTGCTCCGCAACCGAGTCAGCGACCACCAGAGGGGCTCCAAAGCATCCAAGACCTCCCGCGGGGCCAAGGGCAAGTCTGGCTCCTGGAAGTAA